The following are encoded in a window of Capricornis sumatraensis isolate serow.1 chromosome 7, serow.2, whole genome shotgun sequence genomic DNA:
- the CXCL9 gene encoding C-X-C motif chemokine 9 produces MKKSAPLFLCIIFLTLTGVQGIPAIRNGRCSCINTSQGMIHPKSIKDLKQFAPSPTCEKIEIIATMKNGAQVCLNPDLPEVKELIKEWEKQVNQKKKQRKGKKYKKNKKVPKVKRSQRPSQKKTT; encoded by the exons ATGAAGAAAAGTGCTCCTCTCTTTTTGTGTATCATCTTCCTGACTCTGACTGGAGTTCAAG GAATCCCAGCAATAAGGAATGGACGCTGTTCCTGCATCAACACCAGCCAAGGGATGATCCACCCAAAATCCATAAAGGACCTTAAACAATTTGCTCCAAGCCCTACTTgtgagaaaattgaaatcat CGCTACAATGAAGAATGGGGCTCAAGTCTGCCTAAACCCAGATTTACCAGAAGTGAAAGAACTGATTAAAGAGTGGGAGAAACAG gtcaaccaaaagaaaaagcaaaggaaagggaaaaaatataaaaaaaacaagaaagttccaAAAGTTAAAAGATCTCAACGTCCTTCTCAAAAGAAGACTACATGA